GATGCGACGTCCGTGACGTCGCCGCTTCCGCGCAGTGCGGGGATGTTTCAGGTTCTTGGCAGTGGGCGCCGTAGTGGTCCTATGGAGGTTCCGGAGACGCTCACTGCGATTTACAGGACGGCGAGCGATCGTGACGTCACGTTCCTGGCGGCCGGCTTCGCCTACTACGCGTTCGTCTCGTTGATCCCACTGGTGTTGCTCGCGCTCGTCGTCGGCTCCCTGCTCGGTGGCGAAGCCGCCGCCGAGCGACTCATCGTGATCGCCGGTGACTTCCTCCCGCCGGCCGGGGGAGAACTCGTCACCGACGCGCTCACGACGGAATCCGGGCGAACCGAGGCGACCGTCGCCGCACTCGTCGTCGCCGCGTGGGGTGCACTGAAGGTCTTTCGCGGACTCAGCCTCGCGTTCGACAAGGTCTACGACGAGGTCGGCGAGGATTCGCTGGTCGACGAGATCCGCGACGGCCTCACCGTCATCCTCGCGGGTACCGGCGCACTCGTACTGATGGTCGTCGTCGGGGCGGTTATCGGCGTCGCCGCCGACGCGATCCCTTTCGCGGGGCTCGTGAGCTGGGTCACGCTACTGTTCGGCCTCGTGCTCGTCTTCCTCCCGATCTACTACGTCCTCCCGCCGATCCCGGTCGCGGTGAGCGAGATCCTCCCGGGTGCGGTCTTCGCCGCCGTCGGCTGGACGATCCTTCAGGCCGGGTTCCAGATCTATGCAGCCAACGCCGGCCGTTACGCGGCCTACGGCGCCGTCGGCGTCGTCATCCTCTTCGTCACCTGGCTCTACTTCGCCGGCATCCTCATCCTCGTCGGGGCGGTTATCAACGTCGTCCTCGCGCGGCCGGCACTCGCCGAGGACGCGTCCGCGGAGTCGGTTGCCGGAGACTGATACAGTAGCCACTGAAAGCCAGTGCACACCCGATCGCACAGCCGTCGTGCGATCGGTGTAAACCGTTTCAGTGGTTACTGTAGACGAGGCACGACCCGTCGTACGTCCCGATTCCGGCGCTACGGTCGACTCGGGGTGGATCGATCGCTGGCGACCGCCCCACACCCGGTCCGAATCGTCCGCGACCGATCGATTCAGGGCGGAACGTGTCCGATACGTGAACCGACACCACAGGGGAAACGTTATGATCACGCGGTCGACACACCACGACAATGAGCGACGGACGATCATCCGCGGCCGATTCCGGACCCGAGTCGGAGTCGTCGGTCGACGATGGGGACAGTTCCGAGCCGGGCGGCGGACCGCAGCGCGTCGTCTCGGACGAGAGCGTCGACGACATCCTCGACTCCCTGAACGAGACGGACGCGACGGACGCGACGGACGCGAACGAGAGTGACGAGGCAGCCACCAGGACGCGGCTGGAGGGCGACTACGTCGAGTCCGCTCCCGACGAGACCACCGTCGCCAGTTCGCCACCGGCCGCGTCCGAGCCGACGGCAGACGCGACCGATCCGGCCGACCGATCGGCCGACGAGGACGGCGAGGGCGGTGATGAGGATACGAGAGGCGAATCTGCCGCCGAGGAGAGTGCCGACGACGGCTCCGTCGCCAGCGACGACGCGCTCGACGAACTCGCCGATCGAGTCGAGCGCGGGACCGTCACCGGCGCGGACGTCCGCGCTGCCGAGGCGGGCGAGGGTCGCGAGGCGACGCCCGCGATCGACGACGTGGAACTCACGGTGGACGACCTCGAGGAGACGAGACCGTCGATCGGGTCCGGGACCGGAGGTGGGGGTGACGAACCCGCCGACGACGCCGGCCCGCTCGCGGGATCGATCGACGCGGACGGCCGCCCGGACGCGAGCGGTGGCGACCCCGGCGAACCGACTGAGCAGGACGAGTCGACCGGGATTCTGGGACGACTCGTACGGCTTTTCTCGCGGTAGGGCACCAGTTGCGGGCGGTTCGATCTCGCGCAACACGGCCGCCGGTTGGCGACCGGACGAGCCGGTATCTGACGGGCCGACCGCCAGGTTGCGGTCCGACGCTCAGTCCTCGGTTCGACTCGTGACCGCCGGCAAGGTGAACGAGAAGGTCGCTCCCTCGCCGAGGTCGGATTCGACCCAGATGTCTCCGTCGTGTCGTTCGACGATCCGCTCACAGAGGGCGAGGCCGATTCCAGTACCGGTGTGCTCCTCGCGACCGTGGAGCCGCTGGAACACCTCGAAGATGCGCTCCTGATCGTCGGGCCCGATGCCGATCCCCTCGTCGGCGACGGACACCGTCCATTTCGTCCCGTTTCGTTCGGCGGAGACCCGTATCCGTGGTGGCTCCGCACCGCTGTACTCGATCGCGTTGGACAGGAGATTCTGGAATACCTGCTGTAACTGCCCCTCGTCGCCCACGACGCGAGGGAGCGACTCCGCCGTGATCTCGGCATCACTCCGCTCGATCGTCACCTGAAGGTTCTCTCGAACGCTTTCGAGGACGGCGTTCAGATCGACGGGTTCGAACTCGTCGCCCCGCGTCTCGACGCGCGAGTACTGGAGCAGCCCCTCGATCATCTCGCGCATTCGATCGGCCCCGTCGACGGCGTAGGCCAGGAACTCCTCGCCGTCCGCGTCGAGTTCGTCGCCGTACCGGCGCTCGATCAGTTGCAGGTAGGTGGAAACCATTCGCAGCGGTTCCTGCAGGTCGTGCGAGGCCGCGTAGGCGAACTGCTCCAGGCGCTCGTTCGACACCTCGAGGTCGGCCACCAACTCCTCGAGTTCCGTCCGGTACTGCTGGCGCTCGATCGCTTCGGCGAGGACGTTGGCGACGCTCTGGACGAAGGTGACGTCCTCGTCGGTGAACGTCCGGCTGTCGGTGTCGTGCGACCCCAGGATGCCCCACGGCTCGTCGAAGGGGCCGATAATGGTACTGATACCGCTGCTGACGTCGTGACTCGTCAGCAGTTCGGGGCCGCTGAACCGCGTTTCTTCCTCGAGATTCTCGACCACGATCGGGTGATCGTTCGCCAGGGTGTACGCGGCCTGGGAGTCCGCTTCGATGGCAGAGACCATCTCCGAACCGACGAGGCCGTCCTGCCACCCGACGCCCTGGCGAAGCAGGAGGGCATCGCCGCGCTCGTCGAGATCGAGCACTTTGCAGAACTCGGTGTCGAGGACGGACGCCACCTGACGGGTCGCTTCGCGCATGAGGTCGTCGATGTCGTCGGTCTCGAGGGCGAACTGCCCGAGGTCGGCCACGACCTGTTGCTGACGGGCCCGATGTTCGAGCACCCGTTCGCGCTCCTTGCGATCGGAAATGTCACGCCCGATTCCCGCCAGTACCGACTTGCCGTCGGGCGTCTCGAGCGTCGACGCGGCGAACTCGTAGGGAACGTGTTCGCCGGCCTTCGTGAGCAGATCCCCCTCGATCTGGACGCTCCCGGTTTCGAACCCCTCTGCGATCGCGTTCGCGATCGTCTCGCGATCGCCTTCCGCGACGAATTCCACTGCGTTCATCGACGCGACTTCCGCGTTCGAATAGCCCGTTACCTCACAGAGACTTTCGTTCCACCGCTGAAGACTACCGTCCTCCTCGAGCACGTAGAAGACGTCGTGAATGGCATCCAGCACGTGATCGGTGTACTGCCTGTAGCGCTCGAGGCGCTCGTTTGACTCTTCGAGTCGGCTATTCGCCTCCTCGAATCGCTGCACCGTTTCTTCGAGTTCCGCCTGCGTTCGTTCGAGTTTCCGGTTGCGCTGTTCGAGTTGCCGCGTTCGCGTTTTGGCCTGTCCGTCGTAGACGCCCACCGCGAAGCCCGCGACGCTGCTGAGCGCCGTCAGGATCGGCGGCGCCGTCGCTGGATTGGTAACGCTCCCGTCGGGTTGCAGGTGATAGAGGACGAGTACACTTGCCATTGCGCCGAAGCCGGCGAGACACCAGCCAACGATGTCGGGGTAGAACTCGGCGTCGATATCGACCCGAGATATCCAATAGCCACCGTAGATGAGGACGAACCCGGGGACGGCGATCAGCAGTGTGACGATGAGGACGTTCCCGAGCGGGACGCCGCGATCGATCTGTACGAGTGCCCGTCCTGCGGCAAGCGCAACGTACAGCCCACCGATCGCTTCGATGACGCGCCTCGCGCCAACCGCGGACAGGTGGCGGTTCCAGACCACTATACTCCCTTCTAGTGGATCGAGTTTATGGACGTTGCGTTGCCTGGTACGTCTCCACGTAGCGAGGCGATTTCGCATCCTCGACACCGACTCACGAGCGGAGACGAATTTGCTGCTCGTGGGCGACGGTGCTGCTCGCGGGAGTCGTCGGTGCAAAATCAGTAGGCTGGGTCACGATCCCGTCGCTCGCAGATTTGCTCACGACAGAAGTAGTGGGTCGGGGACAGATTTGAACTGCCGATTTTTGAATTGTTCGCCATCACCGTCCGTGTCGTCACTATCGAGTCGATCCAGGTGCGGCGTCCGCCGCTTCTCCATCTCCTCGACGGGACTCGGTTTGTCGTAGCGGCGCTCAATGTCAACAGCCATCCCACCACCCCATATATGTTTTATCGATTTGTTGTACGCCTCAACAACTATGTTGTCCAGCGCAGTTGTAGCAGCGGCGGTAGCTTCGGAATAACCAACGCGTCCCATCGGCTCTCGGATCGGCATGTGAGCTATTCTGGTCGTTTGGGTGGCCGTCATCGGTCTGACTGCCCGACGAGGGTGGGGTCTCAACGGTGGGAACAGTTGTTCACTGGCGTATACGTGGCTATAGGGAAACCCGGTTCGGAATCGGTGTTGGTAGTCAGGGTACTTTTCGACGGATTCATCACCGAATATACCGTCGCCTGGTAGACAACTACTTCCATCAGGAGTGAGGACCTGGCGACCATCAGTCTCTGACGAACCGAACTGACATCCTCCCTGCCCCGAAGGGCCGGCATTATTTTTGACTTTCGGCGAGTAAATATGTCCATGCGCGTTAGACCACTGTATGCCCCCAGATAGGACCACTTCTAACGGGAGTACTCGTCTCTCTACGGACCTGAAGATGGGAGTACAATACTGGGGCCCAGCAATCGCCGTGAGTCTGACGACGTTCATCGTGGTCCTCAATGCATCCCTGATGAACGTGGCGATCCCCACGATGGTGGACGAGTTTGATACCACGGTCACCGTGATTCAAGGAGCGGTTGCACTCTACTCGCTGGTGACAGCTGCGCTGGTTCTCCCAGCCGGTACGCTGCCGTCTCGGCATAGTATTCGGCGTGTACTGGCAGTCGCACTGATCGTCTATGCCGGTGGGACGCTGGTGGCGTCGATTAGCTGGAATACGACGATTCTCTATCTCGGCTGGTCACTCATCCAGGGTTCCGCGGCCGCTGTGATATTTCCTCTGACGTTCACTGTATTGATAGTCAGTTACGAAGACGATGACCGGGCGAAGGCGTTCGGACTGTTGGCTGGCGTGAGTGGGGTTGGATCAACTATTGGACCGATCATCGGTGGCGCACTAACCACGTACGCGAGTTGGCGGTGGGGATTTACGCTCCAACTCATCGGTGTGGGGGTTATTCTCTTCTTCGCTCAGTATGTGAGTCCGAATCCACTGTCAGAAACGCGCAGTTCACTGGATAAAGGTGGGACAGTGCTGTCCATCGTCGGTTCGACGTCGCTCGTCACTGGATTCCTTCTCAGCGGGAAGTATGGGTGGTTAGTCGAACGGCGGCCGTTTTTCGTCGGCGGGATGCAGTTCAATCCGCTTGGGACGTCGCCGGCGATCTGGCTTCTCGGGATCGGGCTTCTCGCGTTCGCTGCGTTCGTTCAGTACGAACGCCGAATGGAACGTGCTGGGAAGTCGCCGCTCGTTCCGCTGCACGTACTGACGAACCGCCCTTTTTTAGCCGGTGTTCTCACGTACAACATTCGCTCGATAGTCTCGGCTGGCTTCTTTTTTATCTTCCCGGTCTATCTCCAGGCGGTACTCGGATACACCGCCTTTGAAACGGGGCTCGCGCTGTTACCGTATTCACTCGCGTCGATCGCTTTTTCGACGTTTACGCCCAACTGGCGGAAGTACATCTCGCCGAAGACGCTTATCCAGGTCGGTATCGTGTGTATGGGCGCTGCACTGGTGCTGTTGTACGAGCAGACGGGCCCCGGTCAGACGATCGGCAGGATGGTTATCCCGGTGGCGCTTTACGGAGCCGGTGTCGGACTCATACTGGCACAGATCACCAATATGACGATGTCTGCTGTCCCGACCGCGTACTCCGCCGAGGCATCCGGAGTCCTGAACGTGAGCTATTCGATCGGATTTTCCCTGGGGACAGCAGTCGTTGGCTCGTATTTTCTCGGACACTTCTATGGTGGTGTCGTCGATAGAGTGCTCCGAGCAGAACACGTGACCGTTTCAGCGGAGCAACGAACTGATCTGGTGATCGCTCTCGAGGATGCAGCAGAGACAGCGACCGAAGCCACTCAGCAACAGTTCCTGAACCAACTCACTCCGACGCAACGACAGTTGCTCGAGGGTATCTTCGAGGCTGCGATGTTCGACGCTCAGCGGGCAGCGCTGCTCCTCCTCGTACTGATCGTGCTGCTCCTGCTTATCGCATCGACGTTCTTGCCACGGCAGATACCGGAAGCCGACGAAGGATCCGACTACCCCGAATCACCCCAGGGCTCAACACGGGAGACTTCTGAAACAGCCGTGGAGGACTAACCGAAAACACCAAACCGGACACCTCGGATGCGAGCCGTCATCCATGCCGGCTGTGACCGCACCGGAGTCCGGTCCTTTGACTTCAGTAAATGAACGAGTGGGTTGGGGCAGATTTGAACTGCCGACTTCCTCCGTGTGAAGGAGGTATCATAACCGGACTAGATCACCAACCCGCACGGGAACGTATCAGTGCGTTCGACTTAAGACTTCCTTTCACCACCGGGTGGGTTACTCCGTCTCACCCGATCGGTCCCGACCCGAGAGCGACGATCGGGCCTCCACGATCGCCTCGCGGGCCTGCCCTTCGACCGCTGCCAGTTCGTCGCGGACGCGATCGACCCGACGGTCCGGTTCCTCCTCCCGACCGGTCAGTTTTCGAACGCGGGTTTCGGTGGCGTCGACCACGTCGCGGAGGCCGAGGATGGCGTGTTCGCCGGCGCGCTTGAGGTAGTACAGGCTGTCGTGGAAGTGCTTGTTCATGGGTGGCTCTAGCACACGATACGGAGCGGATAGATATAGACCTTTCGCAGGCAACACAATCTCTCCGTGACGATTGCGGATTCGATCGCCGATCAGTCGAGAGAACACGGGATCGGGAGCACAGTTGAGGGGGCTCCGTGGTTCCGAATTCTTAACACGCCCCGCGGGAAGGAACCGACGATGTTCGATCGTCGTTCGATCCCGACGCCGTTTCCCGTCGGCGACGTCAATACCTATCTCACAGCCCGCACGATCGTCGATCCCGGCCCCGACACCGACGAGGCGTGGGCCGAGGTCCAGTCGTTTCTCGCCGCCCACGACCTCCAGCCGGACGATATCGAGCAGGTGCTCCTGACTCACTCACACCCGGACCACTTCGGCCTCGCGAAGCGATTCCGCGATCGCGGGGCGACGGTCGCCGCGAGTCCGATCGCGGCCGAAATCGTCGAGGAGTTCGGTGCCAGACTCGACGCCGAAGGGTCCTTCTTCCGCCGGCTGTTCCCGGCCCACGGAATGGACCCCGGCGCTGCGGCGACGATCACCGATCTCTCGGGCGCCTACCGATCGTACGCCCCGGACTGTGCGGTCGATCGGCGCCTCACCGACGGCGACACGGTCGAGGTCGGGTCGGCGACGCTGTCGGTACAGCAGGTCTCCGGCCACGCGGCCGGCGAACTGATCCTGTCCTCCGACGGCAGAGCGGGGTCCGAGTCCGTCGCTCGTGGCGAAACCCGTACCGACCCTGCACCCGATCGCTCCGGCGGCAAGACGGCCATCGTCGGCGATCACGTCCTCGATCACATCACGCCGAATCCCCTCCTCAGGCCCCCGTTGGACGACGACGCGGAGCGACCGAAACCGCTGCTGGAGTTCAACGCGTCGCTGCCACGCCTGCGCGACCAGGGGTTCGATCGGTTGCTGCCGGGCCACGGCGGGATCGTCGACGATCCCGCGGGTCGAATCGACGAAATTTTCGCCTGTCACGAGGACCGGACCGAGAACGTCGGCGGAATCCTCGAGGAACGGGGGGAGGCGACCGCCTACGAGGTCATGACGGACCTGTTCGGCGACCTCTCGCTGGCCGACCAGTACACCGGCATGAGCGAGGCGATCGGCCACCTGGACGTCCTCGTGGACCGCGGTCGCGCGCGGCAAAACGACGGCGGAGACCGCATCACATACGAGCCTGCGTGAGAATCCGACTCCATGAACGAGTACCAGCCGATCGCGCTCGAACGCGAGGGCGCGACTGCCGACCTGGTCGTCCGGAGTGGACGCGTCTACTGTTCGAACCGTCGGGAGTTTCTCGACCGCGATATCGCCGTCGTCGGCGATCGAATCGCCGCCTTGCTCGAGGACGCCACGGCCGTCGTCGGTCCGGAGACTACCGTCGTCTCGGCGGCCGATCGCGTCGTCCTCCCCGGGTTCGTCGACGCACACACGCACGCGGACATCCAGTTGACGCCGGAGCGGGCCGTCCCGGCGCTGCTCGCGACCGGCACGACGGCGATCGTCACCGAAACGTCCGGGCTGGGGCTGCTCTTCGGGAGCCGCGGCGTCGAGACGACGCTCGACCGGACCGCCGACCTCCCGCTCTCGGTCTTTTGTACCCTGCCGCCGCAGGGAGTAGTCGACACCTTCGAACCGGCGACGGCCGACGATTCCGAACTCGAGGCGCTCGCGGACTTGCTCGACCACGATCGGGTCGTCGGCGTCGGCGAAATCGACTGGATCCACGTCGTCGGCCGGCACTCCCCGGTCGAACGGCTCTACGACCGTGCACGCGAAGCCGACGCGACGATCGTCGGCCACGGGGCGGGCTGTCGCGGGGCCGCACTCCGGGCGTTCGCGACGGTCGTGGACAACGACCACGAGGCGATCTCGGACGAGGGGGTACGCCAGCGTGCGGAACACGGCCTCCACGTGGTCGGCCGCTGCGGCACGATCCGGGACGACCTCGACCCCTTCGTCGAGGCGTTCCCGGACGTCGATCGGGGCAGCGTCTCGCTCTCGACCGACGGCGTCTGGCCGCCGGACCTCGTCGACGGCTTCGGCATGGGCGAGGTGGTCCGGCGCGCGATCGAGGACGACATCCCCGCCGCGGACGCGATCGACGCCGCCACCCGGAATCCAGCCGAACACTTCGGGCTCGGGGACCGCGGCGTGATCGCACCGGGTGCGATCGCCGATCTCGTACTCGTCGAGGACCTCGAATCGATGGCCGTCGAGACGGTACTCGCGGACGGCTCGATCGTCGTCGACGACGGTGCGCCGACGGTCGACCCCACGGCCGATCCCTACCCCGACTTCGCCTACGATACCATCGCCGTCGACCTCGATCGCGAGCGGTTCACGGCCCCGCGATCGGCGACTCCCGAGGGAACCGTTCGCGCGATGGCCGTCGAGCAGGGGCTCGTGACGACCGAGACGACGGTCGAGCCAGCGGTCGTGGAGGCCGACGGGGAGGCAGACCGGTTCGGTCCGGATCCCGCCGCGGACGTCCTCACGGCCACGCTGCTCGATCGGGATCCGGCGACCGAGGACCGCGGATTCACGGGCTTTCTCACCGGCTTCGGCCTCGAGACGGGTGCCGTCGCCGCCAGCGGAACGTGGGAGACGACCGGCCTCGTGACCGTCGCCGCCGACGCCGACGACGCGCTCGCGGCCGCCGAGCGCGTGCGTGCGATGGGTGGCGGCGTCGCCGTCGTCGGGAACGGCGAGGTCGTCGCCGACCTCGCGATGCCGGTCGCCGCGACCGCAGCGGAAGCGCCGCTCGAGGACGTCGCGGCGGGCTTCGGGGCCCTCGAGCGTGCCGTCGACGGCCTCGGCGTGACGGTCGATCGACCGCTGTTGACCCTGCAGACGCTCACGTTCCCCGGCGTCCCGGTGCTCAAACTCACGCCCTCGGGGTACGCCGACGTGCTGGACCGATCGCTGGTCGGACTGGATCCGGACGGCGACGACGCACCCGCAGACCCGTAGCTCCCGCAAAGCGATCGGATCGACCGAAACGATCGCCTCGATCGGACGGGAAAGGGTATCGGA
The nucleotide sequence above comes from Halosolutus halophilus. Encoded proteins:
- a CDS encoding YihY/virulence factor BrkB family protein, coding for MEVPETLTAIYRTASDRDVTFLAAGFAYYAFVSLIPLVLLALVVGSLLGGEAAAERLIVIAGDFLPPAGGELVTDALTTESGRTEATVAALVVAAWGALKVFRGLSLAFDKVYDEVGEDSLVDEIRDGLTVILAGTGALVLMVVVGAVIGVAADAIPFAGLVSWVTLLFGLVLVFLPIYYVLPPIPVAVSEILPGAVFAAVGWTILQAGFQIYAANAGRYAAYGAVGVVILFVTWLYFAGILILVGAVINVVLARPALAEDASAESVAGD
- a CDS encoding ATP-binding protein gives rise to the protein MVWNRHLSAVGARRVIEAIGGLYVALAAGRALVQIDRGVPLGNVLIVTLLIAVPGFVLIYGGYWISRVDIDAEFYPDIVGWCLAGFGAMASVLVLYHLQPDGSVTNPATAPPILTALSSVAGFAVGVYDGQAKTRTRQLEQRNRKLERTQAELEETVQRFEEANSRLEESNERLERYRQYTDHVLDAIHDVFYVLEEDGSLQRWNESLCEVTGYSNAEVASMNAVEFVAEGDRETIANAIAEGFETGSVQIEGDLLTKAGEHVPYEFAASTLETPDGKSVLAGIGRDISDRKERERVLEHRARQQQVVADLGQFALETDDIDDLMREATRQVASVLDTEFCKVLDLDERGDALLLRQGVGWQDGLVGSEMVSAIEADSQAAYTLANDHPIVVENLEEETRFSGPELLTSHDVSSGISTIIGPFDEPWGILGSHDTDSRTFTDEDVTFVQSVANVLAEAIERQQYRTELEELVADLEVSNERLEQFAYAASHDLQEPLRMVSTYLQLIERRYGDELDADGEEFLAYAVDGADRMREMIEGLLQYSRVETRGDEFEPVDLNAVLESVRENLQVTIERSDAEITAESLPRVVGDEGQLQQVFQNLLSNAIEYSGAEPPRIRVSAERNGTKWTVSVADEGIGIGPDDQERIFEVFQRLHGREEHTGTGIGLALCERIVERHDGDIWVESDLGEGATFSFTLPAVTSRTED
- a CDS encoding MFS transporter; the encoded protein is MGVQYWGPAIAVSLTTFIVVLNASLMNVAIPTMVDEFDTTVTVIQGAVALYSLVTAALVLPAGTLPSRHSIRRVLAVALIVYAGGTLVASISWNTTILYLGWSLIQGSAAAVIFPLTFTVLIVSYEDDDRAKAFGLLAGVSGVGSTIGPIIGGALTTYASWRWGFTLQLIGVGVILFFAQYVSPNPLSETRSSLDKGGTVLSIVGSTSLVTGFLLSGKYGWLVERRPFFVGGMQFNPLGTSPAIWLLGIGLLAFAAFVQYERRMERAGKSPLVPLHVLTNRPFLAGVLTYNIRSIVSAGFFFIFPVYLQAVLGYTAFETGLALLPYSLASIAFSTFTPNWRKYISPKTLIQVGIVCMGAALVLLYEQTGPGQTIGRMVIPVALYGAGVGLILAQITNMTMSAVPTAYSAEASGVLNVSYSIGFSLGTAVVGSYFLGHFYGGVVDRVLRAEHVTVSAEQRTDLVIALEDAAETATEATQQQFLNQLTPTQRQLLEGIFEAAMFDAQRAALLLLVLIVLLLLIASTFLPRQIPEADEGSDYPESPQGSTRETSETAVED
- a CDS encoding DUF7553 family protein codes for the protein MNKHFHDSLYYLKRAGEHAILGLRDVVDATETRVRKLTGREEEPDRRVDRVRDELAAVEGQAREAIVEARSSLSGRDRSGETE
- a CDS encoding MBL fold metallo-hydrolase — its product is MFDRRSIPTPFPVGDVNTYLTARTIVDPGPDTDEAWAEVQSFLAAHDLQPDDIEQVLLTHSHPDHFGLAKRFRDRGATVAASPIAAEIVEEFGARLDAEGSFFRRLFPAHGMDPGAAATITDLSGAYRSYAPDCAVDRRLTDGDTVEVGSATLSVQQVSGHAAGELILSSDGRAGSESVARGETRTDPAPDRSGGKTAIVGDHVLDHITPNPLLRPPLDDDAERPKPLLEFNASLPRLRDQGFDRLLPGHGGIVDDPAGRIDEIFACHEDRTENVGGILEERGEATAYEVMTDLFGDLSLADQYTGMSEAIGHLDVLVDRGRARQNDGGDRITYEPA
- a CDS encoding adenine deaminase C-terminal domain-containing protein produces the protein MNEYQPIALEREGATADLVVRSGRVYCSNRREFLDRDIAVVGDRIAALLEDATAVVGPETTVVSAADRVVLPGFVDAHTHADIQLTPERAVPALLATGTTAIVTETSGLGLLFGSRGVETTLDRTADLPLSVFCTLPPQGVVDTFEPATADDSELEALADLLDHDRVVGVGEIDWIHVVGRHSPVERLYDRAREADATIVGHGAGCRGAALRAFATVVDNDHEAISDEGVRQRAEHGLHVVGRCGTIRDDLDPFVEAFPDVDRGSVSLSTDGVWPPDLVDGFGMGEVVRRAIEDDIPAADAIDAATRNPAEHFGLGDRGVIAPGAIADLVLVEDLESMAVETVLADGSIVVDDGAPTVDPTADPYPDFAYDTIAVDLDRERFTAPRSATPEGTVRAMAVEQGLVTTETTVEPAVVEADGEADRFGPDPAADVLTATLLDRDPATEDRGFTGFLTGFGLETGAVAASGTWETTGLVTVAADADDALAAAERVRAMGGGVAVVGNGEVVADLAMPVAATAAEAPLEDVAAGFGALERAVDGLGVTVDRPLLTLQTLTFPGVPVLKLTPSGYADVLDRSLVGLDPDGDDAPADP